In Pithys albifrons albifrons isolate INPA30051 chromosome 6, PitAlb_v1, whole genome shotgun sequence, a single genomic region encodes these proteins:
- the PIDD1 gene encoding p53-induced death domain-containing protein 1 — MEEMQKMAELMKLRDECGEGTSGAPVLAGSCLAGNRLILDLHPYGCCHFLWLLKEQREEVVQVEFLRLSTNDCFIDTAVESLPHLKHLKSVVLKGGCARDEFGSYVPGSLTRLPQNFGNLRCLTHLDLSFNSLSTLPSCIVQLPSLSLLQVSHNSLVALPENFGCLSKLTVFAAMKNQLRGLPQSIGELSMLETLDLSENGLQLLPEEIGNLHNCTELDLSGNCLSSIPDSLANLKSLHQLRLHSNLLVTVPASLASLPSLVSLDLRNNCLRAIPAEIQALPFVCLQGNPLGEAEPSLQADKFSARGVRRLSLSSSENSFTVTSEGCEVVLPCGIFFFFPPGATSDPLQIYFQSLEPDPQWVKLRHHDVLLSTVLELQPHGVKFQQEVQIWMPFVSPQTLHQHEVVVRTFCGQSWSDLRTRVEKKRGLMGPVAHCSVLHFSWFLVVCRLVQDECEVPAKGTLIFSSVDPHIKVTFPPGVTKEPRNVKMQVLLVSPKEIDAITGKEGCLASPLLCLSQDSLVDFLKPVRIQLPLPPGVTGLNLDPSRLHLLHGDLEGQTWDDITSQVVLEFTHVFAVFEVTHFSWYWLWYTTKTCIEGIAKKVYERLRLYQVNFIALQRKKDPEQVLLQCVPKHKVDPVVKKLQNRYRGPEPSDMVDMFEGEQFFAAFERGISIDMDRPDCVDGRLSFIFYSHLKNMKEVYVTSPVDRKGQAVKGQVSFYRGAVPENVPEDASRRRRGSTSLWLATLPIKLPQLKPRWDENASPLCGFSFPPLNLGSAETGYLTQANLLSIARRVGPDWQTIGLNLGLTYQQIERIGHNNREDLDKQILGMLFSWAQQNSEDPDCVSKLITAMKESGRQDIADEVETIIDLGRQKYNESIRRVGLEQGSSMEDSAIATV; from the exons ATGGAGGAGATGCAGAAGATGGCAGAGCTGATGAAGCTCAGGGACGAGTGCGGGGAGGGGACTTCGGGGGCTCCTGTGCTCGCTGGCTCCTGCCTTGCAGGCAACAGACTGATCCTGGATCTTCATCCTTATGGCTGCTGCCATTTCCTCTGGCTGCTGAAGGAGCAGCGGGAAGAGGTGGTCCAGGTCGAGTTCCTTCGTCTCAGCACCAACGATTGCTTCATTGACACCGCAGTGGAGAGCCTTCCTCATCTGAAACACCTGAAATCCGTGGTGCTGAAAG GTGGCTGTGCTAGGGATGAGTTTGGCTCCTATGTGCCTGGCTCCCTGACAAGATTGCCACAAAACTTTGGGAACCTGAGGTGTCTCACCCACCTGGATCTCAGCTTCAACAGTCTCTCCACCTTGCCGAGCTGCATTGTCCAGCTCCCCAGCCTCAGTCTGCTCCAGGTGAGCCATAACAGCCTGGTGGCACTTCCTGAGAACTTTGGCTGTCTGAGCAAGCTGACTGTCTTTGCTGCTATGAAAAATCAGCTGAGGGGCTTACCTCAGAGCATTGGGGAGCTGTCAATGCTGGAGACCCTGGATCTCTCAGAAAATGGTTTGCAATTACTTCCCGAAGAAATTGGGAATCTGCACAACTGCACAGAGCTGGATCTCTCTGGGAATTGCTTATCGAGCATCCCAGACTCGTTAG CCAATTTGAAGTCTCTGCATCAGCTGCGTCTCCACAGCAATTTGCTGGTGACCGTCCCTGCCTCGCTTGccagcctgcccagcctggtTAGCCTTGATCTGCGGAACAACTGCCTCCGTGCCATCCCCGCTGAGATCCAGGCCTTGCCATTTGTGTGCCTCCAAGGCAATCCCTTAGGAGAAGCTGAACCGTCCCTTCAGGCTG ATAAATTCAGTGCAAGAGGGGTACGAAGACTCTCCCTTTCATCAAGCGAGAACAG CTTTACTGTCACCTCTGAAGGCTGCGAAGTGGTCCTGCCCTGTggcatctttttcttctttccaccGGGAGCTACCTCTGATCCTCTGCAGATTTACTTCCAATCCCTTGAACCAGACCCTCAGTGGGTAAAGCTGAGACACCATGATGTCTTGCTGAGCAcagtcctggagctgcagcctcaTGGGGTCAAATTCCAGCAG GAGGTGCAGATCTGGATGCCATTTGTCTCCCCTCAAACCCTTCACCAGCATGAGGTGGTAGTTCGGACCttctgtgggcagagctggagtgaTCTGAGAACAAGAGTGGAGAAGAAGAGAGGATTAATG GGGCCAGTGGCTCACTGTAGTGTCCTTCACTTCTCTTGGTTTCTTGTTGTGTGTCGACTTGTGCAAGATGAATGCGAAGTGCCAGCAAAGGGGACATTGATCTTTTCCAGTGTGGATCCACACATCAAAGTGACCTTTCCTCCTGGAGTCACCAAAGAGCCTCGCAATGTCAAGATGCAG GTGCTGCTGGTCTCTCCAAAAGAGATAGACGCAATCACAGGCAAGGAAGGGTGCCTAGCCagtcccctgctctgcctctcccaggACTCCCTGGTGGATTTTCTCAAGCCAGTGAGAATTCAACTGCCCCTCCCGCCTGGGGTCACAG GGCTAAATTTGGATCCATCAAGGTTGCATCTTCTCCACGGTGACCTGGAGGGCCAAACCTGGGATGACATTACCAGTCAGGTGGTGCTGGAATTCACCCATGTTTTTGCAGTGTTTGAAGTCACTCACTTCTCCTG GTACTGGCTGTGGTACACCACCAAGACCTGCATTGAAGGCATTGCCAAGAAGGTCTATGAGCGGCTGCGTCTGTACCAAGTGAACTTCATTGCACTGCAGAGGAAGAAGGACCCCGAGCAAGTCCTACTACAGTGTGTCCCCAAGCACAAG GTTGACCCAGTGGTGAAGAAGCTGCAGAACCGCTATCGAGGACCTGAGCCATCTGACATGGTCGATATGTTTGAGGGAGAGCAGTTTTTTGCAGCTTTTGAGCGAGGCATCAGTATTGATATGG ATCGTCCCGACTGCGTGGATGGACGtctgtcatttattttttactcCCACTTGAAGAACATGAAGGAAGTATATGTGACCTCCCCTGTGGACAGGAAAGGCCAAGCTGTAAAAGGCCAG GTCTCTTTCTACCGAGGGGCAGTTCCAGAGAACGTCCCTGAAGAtgccagcaggaggaggagaggatcAACCTCCCTGTGGCTTGCTACTCTGCCCATCAAACTGCCT CAATTGAAACCCCGCTGGGATGAGAATGCCAGTCCCCTGTGtggcttctccttccctcccttgaacctgggcagtgctgagacTGGCTACCTGACACAGGCAAACCTGCTGAGCATTGCCAGGCGTGTGGGACCTGACTGGCAGACCATTGGCCTCAACCTGGGCTTGACATACCAGCAGATTGAGCGCATAGGACACAATAACAG AGAGGACCTTGATAAGCAGATCCTGGGCATGCTTTTTTCATGGGCTCAGCAAAACTCGGAGGATCCTGACTGTGTGAGCAAGCTGATTACAGCCATGAAAGAGAGTGGCCGCCAGGACATCGCTGATGAGGTTGAAACCATCATTGACCTGGGACGGCAGAAATACAACGAGTCCATCCGCCGTGTGGGCTTGGAGCAGGGGAGCAGTATGGAGGACTCTGCAATAGCTACAGTGTAG
- the RPLP2 gene encoding large ribosomal subunit protein P2 translates to MRYVAAYLLAVLGGNESPTSKDLKKILDSVGIETDDERMNKVISELNGKNIEDVIAQGNGKLASMPAGGAVAVSAGGGSAAPAAAAAPAAAEEKKEEKKEESEESDDDMGFGLFD, encoded by the exons ATGCGTTACGTCGCCGCTTATCTCCTCGCTGTGCTCGGGGGCAACGAGTCCCCCACGTCCAAGGACTTGAAGAAGATCCTTGACAGCGTCGGCATCGAGACGGACGATGAACGCATGAACAAG GTTATTAGCGAGCTGAATGGGAAAAACATTGAAGATGTGATCGCTCAGG GTAATGGAAAACTTGCCAGCATGCCAGCTGGGGGAGCAGTGGCAGTCTCTGCTGGagggggctctgctgctcctgctgcagctgctgcccctgctgctg ctgaggaaaagaaagaagagaagaaggaggagtCTGAAGAATCTGATGATGACATGGGATTTGGCCTGTTTGATTAA